GTATAATATATGCGATATcatctcaataattaaaaattatgatgtTTAATTTCTGATATATAAAATCGTcaagatttgatattttaattattaaaaattattaatttaaatttttatcgtGACGGAACGTTAGCACGTATATAAAAGTGATCGTTTATGTGAGTAATAAATTACGTGGATAATTAgttaacaatattttaatagatTGTATAATTTGACGTGatcattcaataattaaaaaatataatatttaatttttaatatataaaaacgTTAAAGATATCCTTTGtgaactattaaaaattaattagcagTTAGGCATGGTGGAAGTGGGAGGGCGCACAACAACCAGGGTGGGTACATTCTAGAACCGTCGCCCATGTAAATTGGTCGGCAGTGGGGCCCACATTGGGCCCAAACGTGTCGTCGGTGATATTTGTCCATCCTCTCATCGGCAGCAGCAGCCTCCATCAGACGGTTAGAAATTAAAGCATTTCAGCTGTTAaggttatattattattatgtaattaaGTGATTAAAAGTTGAAACTTTTCATTTCCAATGAAGTGTCCAAGTCTAATTGAGCGCCTAATTAATCAAAGCTGAGAAAAGTTTGGGCCCCCTTTTTTGTGGACTAAGCTACCAGCCTACCACATTCATCCAAGGGTTCTCATGTCTTTTCCAAAccacacctctctctctctctctctctatatatatacacacaccttAGAAATGTTACATCTAattatttaatgtaaaatataattacaaatgttaaatttaaatggtTGTGTAGCAATTTTGTGCATTATaggaaaaattgaatttatcgATGAATTTTAAGGACGAAAACAATGTCTTTGCTAGTTAGTGGCGAAATAATGACGgattagaaacaaaaaagattTAAGATGATTTTGTgacaaattagtgacggaatattaaTCCGTGGTTAcgaggacaaaatttttaacatttgtcaatttttagaatttagcaaattttaaatatattttaaaaaaattagcatgTAATAATAATACTTAGAAATTATTTGAGATATTCAACCtgcttattttaaatttttaaataaatgtatcgtattttgagatatttaattaattaactaaattatttaaaaaaattaaaaacaaaatataataaatttacataatctaaaaataaaataaatttattacactttaattaTTGTCGATTAACATTATCTATGATGTGTCATATACAAAAGTccattaaaatatcaaaaacactcaaaaagaaaaaaaaaattaggttaaAAAAGTGTAAATTTTGCATGAGATGAGATCTCGAATAAAGTGcaaataagataattttgatATCTGAAAATTCTTCAAAAAGTTTTGCAAATCAGATAGACATTATCCATAAGAATTCTAAATTTagtagattttgaaatattagaatagacattaattatttataagaatagtAATTCTAATAGATCTCTAGATGTCATGAAgaattttaatcctaataaattttgtaaaacttCATGTTCCTCTACAAATAAATGaatcttcattttaaaaaatgtatattttttatactgATTTTAATATCGTTTTCAAATCTTTAGTGTCTAACTTAAATATTGGAGTGTTTGAGAATGAATTTCCTTGCACCCTCtgatcgttttttttttttacagaatcCAAGCAGTTTGAAGACGATATTTTCATTcgataaattcattattgttaacAATAATTCACAAAATTAACATTTATGGGTTATTACAAGAAATAAATCATTGATTTGTGACTCAATTTGGGAATTCTCAGCTGCTTTATATTTAAGTAGATAGGCACTGGAGCCATTGCAGTTGGTCATGCCGATGCTACCTAGAACACATGCATACTTCACATATGAAGTCGATTAATGTGTTAAATAATAACCAAGAGTTGACCacattaattacaataatattcaATCTGCAATTCATAATGTCTTCGTTTGCGTGCCATTCTGGTcacttttaaataatttcctTATTTAATTAGTGTACTAGTGTGACCAATGTGCCTGTCTGTCTATGATAccctttcatttatttatatattttattggaAAGGGTCCTCGatcttcttttccctttcaaaccttaatttggTGTCACACAcattaattagaaaataataatgtaaccgctatatatatatatatacataaagtcagtattaaattagttaaattaaatacaattttatctattaatttaGAGAGAGTGTATTCATACTAACTTACCATATCAGTTGTTATATGTAAATACTAAGTCAATATAAACACACTCCCTCAAAGTcaatagataaaattacaatcaattgagttaatttgaatttaattattaaaattaaaataattaaataaaattataaattcacaaaaaaaattagattagcCTTTTATTTATGAGTTTCTTGTGAGAAATTTTGTTTCTCTCCTTGAAGCTTGGCTGCTTGTCACAAGTATAACTCAAATTTAAGGATGGAAGAGCCAATGATATTACCATTCACGTGAAACTTGGCATGGGGTATGTGATTGGTCCTATTGatgatatatatttgtatttagtataaaaatattacacaaAATAGGCTTAGACTAGTGTCATGAATCAAATTTTCTTAGTGCAAAAGAGAGTTGTATATCGAGCATGATTTTCAGAGTTTTACAAGTcgttgatatatattatttgtggATACAAATACTTATTACTACCATATGCTTATTATTGATGGTTATCGCTTGTCTCCTTAAAGAAATAAAGCTAATTTTACTTCTCCGACTTTAGAAGTGAGGCACTAATTATAATGGGTAAAAAGAAAGATGCAAGTATATctatatacgcatatatatgtGGTACATGGGgtatttaaagttaaattttactttctttttaccttagaaaaaagaaaaaaacaaagggTACCCTAAAACAAATGCCCTTCAAAATGTGAAAAGAAATGGACATTAGCAGCCGCACTTTCCTTTTAAATATACAACGGGAACCCCAATTCTCTTCGTTTTATATTTCCCCAAACGTAGAGAGAACATATCCTATAGGCCTGATCTCTCTCCAAGCACTCTCCCCTAAACAAACCCACCACCGCCACCGCACACGGTCGCCGGAGAATGACGGAAAAGTGCGGCCACCACAAGAGCAAGAGGAAGAGGCTGCTGAAGAAGATACTGGCCGGGGTGCTGATATTCCTGTTCATCGTGCTGGTCGTGTTCCTGCTGGTATGGGCCATCCTGCAGCCGAAGAAGCCGCGCTTCATCCTCCAGGACGCCACCATCTACGGCTTCAACGTTTCCGCCCCGAACCTCCTAAGCTCCACCATCCAGGTCACCATCTCCTCCCGCAACCCTAACAGCAACATCGGCATCTTCTACGACAAGCTCGACGTCTTCGCCACCTACCACAACCAGCAGATCACCTATTACACCGGCATTCCCCCCACCTATCAGGTCTCTTCGCCATCTTCCATATTAATTTATGCAGCCGAATTGGCCACCGGGCCCATGCAAGGGTATTATGGACTTTTTGCATGCTCGGCCGCCCAATTCCGGCATCCATAGCATTTCTTAGTTCAGTTATCTTACATATGATTCCCCAAAACGGTGGATCGAATCAAGGGGTTAATTAGGTGAAATACCCAATACACCCTGAATGATTTTGTGTCAATGGTAATCGACCTCTACTCTGTTCTCTCATCAGGGGCACAAGGAAGTCAACGTCTGGTCGCCATTCATCAGCGGCGTGAACGTGCCGGTGGCGCCATACAACGGCGTGGCGCTCAGCCAGGACCAGGCCGACGGGGCGGTGATGCTACTCATCATGGTCTACGGACGGATCCGATGGAAAACCGGCACCTTAATAACGGGGAAATACCACCTCCATGTCACGTGTCCGGCGATGATCACCTTCGGGAGCCAGAGCACCGGCATCGTCGTCGGCAACGCCGTCAAGTACCAGCTGGTGCAGCGTTGCAGTGTCAACGTGTGATTGATGATCGGGCAGTTATATGATTTAATTGATGTCGCCCAAAAAAGtatctcttttctttataaatCAAACGcccttatatatatagtttggaTGATTTTCTAGCTATTTCGTTTTCTTGGATTTTCTCGGCGGTGGGATACGTGGATGATGAGTTGTACGTACATTCAGTTGATGAATAAGAAGACAAGATAGCAGAGCTACGTACGTACAGCTGGTTGAATGAACAATTAATTAAGCTCAACAACGATGAGGAGACGACTCATCTGCTATTCTGCTTGCTTGCCCATTGCATGTTAGTTTCGGTCAAGATgaattgtttaaataatattttaattgtgcATATATATCAGCCATGGCATAGATAATCCATTCAGTTATCAGTAGCAATTATAATGCATTAAGTTTCGACCTTTTTgagttattattgtaattttaaaaatattaaaaatacttaaaattttaatttttttctaaaatttatttgaatatattatgaaatttatatttattttttaaaattttatattaaaaaattatatttataaaaatactcttattttttatttacatatttttttgcgtttccattttttttttaaaaaaaattatttttctatatccATTTCATATTG
The sequence above is a segment of the Diospyros lotus cultivar Yz01 chromosome 7, ASM1463336v1, whole genome shotgun sequence genome. Coding sequences within it:
- the LOC127805517 gene encoding NDR1/HIN1-like protein 1, with the protein product MTEKCGHHKSKRKRLLKKILAGVLIFLFIVLVVFLLVWAILQPKKPRFILQDATIYGFNVSAPNLLSSTIQVTISSRNPNSNIGIFYDKLDVFATYHNQQITYYTGIPPTYQGHKEVNVWSPFISGVNVPVAPYNGVALSQDQADGAVMLLIMVYGRIRWKTGTLITGKYHLHVTCPAMITFGSQSTGIVVGNAVKYQLVQRCSVNV